The region aaataaataaattatttaattaaaacaggatatttatttaaaatttatatgacattaatataaatttaataaaaataattaattaaatttctataaataaaactaaggaaACGTGCATTGTAccgttacttgtatctagtatatatatctcttctatataataagtgtgtagataacataaattcttggttttaacaattttttatttttttaatgttaactttaatggaatattcttatatttaacataatatttttatatttaacggtagttgtaaatacttaaacttaaataaaataaaattaataatttataaaattaaaatatgatatttttgagatattttacaatgataattatttaaaaataataaatcattaaacaaattaaaataggatatttttgagatagtttacaacgataattatttaaaaataattaataattaaacaaattaaaatatgatatttttagatattttacaataataattatttaaaaatcatacattttataacttaaataaaatttaattaaacttaaactaacttattagaataatatcatattaaacatataatataatctactgtcaattagcaaaaaattgtttttttaaaaaaaactagcaagaaacttaaatttaaaatccacgtataatattacattaaacatataatatataatattttgttgtcactccaaaattaaaaaactagaacaaacataaacttaaacaaaaataaataaattatttaattaaaatatgatatttatttgaaatttatatgacattaatataaatttaataaaaataattaataaattctataaataaaactaaacaaacgtgcatattgcatgttgcttgtatctagtatcaaaatatatgtaaaatatgtgaatattttttatattttgattgtCATCCATGGTGCCCAACACCAACTTAGGTTGATTGGTGTAATTTAGTAGATCTCATATcttctattttaaattaaaatatgtaagaCCCAATAATAAATTGCATCAATAACAGTATAACATGTAATATGGTGATGGAGGTCATTAGTGCAAGGATCTCATATAGTAGTAGACCTAGCTTATATGAAATTTCGTAAACCTTAATTTCATATTTATCTATTGCATCTAGTTTATATGGAATTTCTTAAAGCCTAATCTCATGATAATCATTTCAAGTTTTTGAATATTCTACTCATATTATCTTATATATCTATTTATTCTGTATAAAATTAGACTTTGATATTATAAAATTTAGATAAAAGAGATGCCTTCAAAAAATGCATCCAAAGTTTGGACTTCGTGAACTACTCAAACTAACTTCATATTGTTTTTTGTGATCAAATGGAATATGAAAATATTAATGAATTATTAGTTGGTGGCCACTAAGAGATAGACAATACATATACGAAACTTTActtgaaattaataatttatttataaaaatattttactcaTATATTTATGCAAAGTAAAATAGACTACAAATTTGAAATAGACAAATTAAAGAGAAAAGCATTATATATATTGGACAGCACTTGTCAATCAGACATTAAAAGAAGAgaataggaaaaaaaaaaagtaatttaacTACACaactatacttttttttttggatgGAAAATACTAATTTGACTCCTCATATTTTCTCAAACACGCGATTTGttattgtattttgttaaataacaattcaGAATTTGTATTTTATAAAATGGGTCAAAATAGTACATTTTACTCAattcttgtaaaaaaaaaattcaaatataatattttattctcAATTCCTCGACCACCTTTCTTTACTTCTCTTAACTCATCGTATCACTAATGACCCGATAattgattttataattgaaaatattttgatcaaattCGGGTTTAGGtactattttgtaaaacacagggtctgaattatcatttaacaaaatacagagGCCGATCGCGTATTCAGAAAAAACACATAAGGccaaaatggtattttcccaATTTTTTAATCTGAATTTAACTACAAAACTTATTGTTAtgtttttttagtaatttttttttggttgttaTTGTGATTGTTAAGCTTATTTTTAAGTATACTTCCAGTTTTTTCTCATTGATTCTGGATTCTGTTTTGAAAGAACTCAGACAATTTCTCATTGATTCTTACAACAGTAGCCCAAGGGACCTCCATATGACCCAAATGATACCAATTGTTTCTAGATGTCCAATACATCAGCAGCTTAGTATTATGCAAACAGCTCCTCATGTTCAAAGGATTAATTAAAACAACATTAAAATTTTACTCGAACAAAACCACATCATTCTCTTCCGAAAATTATTTGCTGAAAACTACTGCTAGCCAGCTAGGCTTTTAGTAGTTAGTCTCCATTCAATCTGTTCTCTATGAACTTCATTGAACATAGAAACTTGAGAAGAACAACAGCCACACAGATCATTATGCATAGTTTTTCCATCAATTGCCAAGGTTTCAAAAACAACTAGTATGCATTATGCATATTTTTTCTATGAATAACTTCTTCGAAGCCAATGATCTTTCTTTCAAAGAACCGAAACTTCTCTGTTCGTCGCATTGTGAAATTGAATCTCTCCTACAGATGACTCCTTCTAGAAAGCTATACTTGCCTTTCTGGTAATCTCGTTTTAGACTCTCATCCATTGACTCCTTAGGCCATGTCTACAAAACAACAAGTGTTCCTCTTGAAGAAAAAGGTTATCTGTCTCAATTGACACAGTATTATTTGTGAACACTCACAGCGATTCTAGTCTGGTTTCGATCTCTTGTAACCTGCCATTTGATTTTAAGGCTGAATCGTCAACAAAAATTTGTTTTCTCGAGCTGCCATGTAACTTGTCAAGAATCCTCCATGTCACACAATCTGGTGTAAgtccattccttttcatctctctAACAACTTGATAAGCTTCTTCCCTCAATCCTAGTCTGCAGGCGCTATCAACTAGAATGTTATAGCTAAAAATATTTGGAGAAACCCCAGAATCAATTAGTTCGTAAAGGAAATGACAAGCCTCGCTGAATTTTCCAGAGCTACAAAGCCCTTTGATAATAGTTGCATAGACAAAGTTGTCATGATTCTTGGATGGCCAGATAACATCGTCCCAAAACCTTTTGGCCTCTTCTATCTGATCACACTTGCATAATCCATCAATTATGATAGTGTATGTAGTACTGTCAGCTGCCACACCTTTGCCTACCATGACATTGTAAATCTCCATAGCTTCATTTGCTAGCTGAAGTTTGAACAATCCACGAAGGACGGCATTATATGTCACAACGCCAGGGTTCAAACCATTGTCATGCATTACTCTACACAGCAAATCAAGAGCATCTTCAGTTCTTCCAACGTCCAGTAATCCAAAAATGATAGTGGTGAATGTCACGGTGTCAGGGGCAGAAAACTTGCTCACCATCATGTCATCTAGTACTTTCAAAGCTTCTTCTACTCTTCCCATCTTACAAAACCCTTTAATAATGGTATTGAGTGTGATCACATCAGGTTGACACTGAGTTTGGAGCATAACAACAAGTGCATTCAAAAGCTCAGTTGCAGCATTATCCATGAAACAAAGAGCTCTGAGATATATGTTATAAACTCTAGTTCTGTCAACTCCTTTCTTGTCGAGCATAATATGAAGGACAAATTTTGCCTTGTGAAGGTCGTTTTCTCGGCAAAGACCTTCCACTAAAACCTTGTAAGTGTGCTCAGATGGCCGATATCCAAATTCAGTTCCTTCTTTTAACAACTGATAAGCCCTCATGCAGCCTCCCTCCTTGCTAAGACCATGTATGATAGAATTATATGACACCAAGCTTGGGACTAACCCTCTTTTCCTCATTATATAAACAATCCTCGAAGCGCCATGATGTTTTCCGGTTTTACAAAGAGAATCAATCATTTGAGCATAAGAAAACTCCTCGCTGAGACTCTTTCCTTGAGGCATATCTTCTGCAATCCTGAACAACTCCTGGAAAAACCCTTCTCTACACAAAGAATCAATAAGATTAGAAAAGGCTGCATTATTCAAGGACGGGTCATCCCCACACTTCATTCTCTCCCAGAGCAAGCACATGAGTTCCCTCCCACGCTCAACCTCTCGAATCCTTAAAACACCACCAATCAATACACTGTACGTCAGAGAATTCGGAACAACAcctctctcacccatttcatcaaACACCTTCTGGGCACAATCAAATTCACCAACCTTACAGTACCCATTAATCAAAGAAGTATAGGTAACAGTATTCGGACAATGCCCTCTTCTCAACAAATCAAAAATCAACCTATGAGCTTCGGCAGGCCTCGACAACGAACATAGCTGATCAATCAAACGGTTATAATTAATCAAAGAAGGCACAAACTCACGCTTCACATCAATCAATCGACGGATAACACTCAAAGTCGCGTCCGGAGATCGAGAACCAAGCAAACGAGCAATGAGAACATTGCAAGTCCGCTCGTCGGGGACACAACCGGAATCAATGGAAAGAGAAAACCGGTGGTGAGCTTCTTCGAATCGATTGGAGTCACAAAGCCCATGAACGACACTGCTGAGGTTGAGAGAATCGGGCTGGAAGCCACTGAGGCGGAGACGGTCGAGGAGGCGGAGGGCCTGGTCAACGTTGCGGTGTTTGGTGCAGAGGAGATGAACGGTTTTGGTCACATACGACGTGTCGTCGAGGGTGGGCTGGTCTAGAACGGAGTCCTCGGTTGGTTGTCGTTGGGTGAAGAATAGTACGAGTGGGATTGTTATGGTGTGGCGACGAGGCAATGGAAGAAGCTTAGGGAATGGAAAGCTTGAACCAAGCATTTTAACGGCATGGTGGTGAGAGCAGGTATGGAGTTGCAGAAGAAAAGGAGATGAATGAAAGTAACTGTATTTAACtaccaaagaaggaagaagaagaagaagaagattccaATCCCAATCAGCTGCAACTGGTCTCAGGATATTCAATC is a window of Humulus lupulus chromosome 4, drHumLupu1.1, whole genome shotgun sequence DNA encoding:
- the LOC133831653 gene encoding pentatricopeptide repeat-containing protein At3g18020, translating into MLGSSFPFPKLLPLPRRHTITIPLVLFFTQRQPTEDSVLDQPTLDDTSYVTKTVHLLCTKHRNVDQALRLLDRLRLSGFQPDSLNLSSVVHGLCDSNRFEEAHHRFSLSIDSGCVPDERTCNVLIARLLGSRSPDATLSVIRRLIDVKREFVPSLINYNRLIDQLCSLSRPAEAHRLIFDLLRRGHCPNTVTYTSLINGYCKVGEFDCAQKVFDEMGERGVVPNSLTYSVLIGGVLRIREVERGRELMCLLWERMKCGDDPSLNNAAFSNLIDSLCREGFFQELFRIAEDMPQGKSLSEEFSYAQMIDSLCKTGKHHGASRIVYIMRKRGLVPSLVSYNSIIHGLSKEGGCMRAYQLLKEGTEFGYRPSEHTYKVLVEGLCRENDLHKAKFVLHIMLDKKGVDRTRVYNIYLRALCFMDNAATELLNALVVMLQTQCQPDVITLNTIIKGFCKMGRVEEALKVLDDMMVSKFSAPDTVTFTTIIFGLLDVGRTEDALDLLCRVMHDNGLNPGVVTYNAVLRGLFKLQLANEAMEIYNVMVGKGVAADSTTYTIIIDGLCKCDQIEEAKRFWDDVIWPSKNHDNFVYATIIKGLCSSGKFSEACHFLYELIDSGVSPNIFSYNILVDSACRLGLREEAYQVVREMKRNGLTPDCVTWRILDKLHGSSRKQIFVDDSALKSNGRLQEIETRLESLHGLRSQWMRV